GTTACGAGGCCACCGGCGATGTCGACCACCTCCGATTCGCGCTCGAGTTGGCCCGCACGATCGAGGCCGAGTTCTGGGACGCCGACCGCGGCACGCTCTATTTCACCCCCGAGAGCGGCGAGTCGCTGGTCACCCGCCCGCAGGAACTGGGCGACCAGTCGACGCCCGCCGCGACCGGCGTCGCCGTCGAAGTCCTGCTCGCACTCGCGGAGTTCGCCGACGAGGAGTTCGAGGAGATCGCGGCGACCGTCCTCGAGACCCACGCGAACAAGATCGAAGCCAACTCGCTCGAGCACACGACGCTCTGTCTCGCCGCCGATCGCCTCGAGTCCGGCGCGCTCGAGGTGACCGTCGCGGCCGACGACCTCCCCGACGAGTGGCGCGACCGGTTCGCCTCGCGGTACTTCCCCGATCGGCTGTTCGCGCGCCGACCGGCGACCGAGGGCGAACTCGAGGAGTGGCTCGACCATCTGCACCTGGAGGAGGCGCCGCCGATCTGGGCCGGCCGCGAGGCCCGCGACGGCGAGCCGACGCTGTACGTCTGCCGGAACCGGACCTGTTCGCCGCCGACCCACGACGTCGAGGAGGCCCTCGAGTGGCTCGGCGACAACGCGGCGGCCGAGGGTGCGGAAGCGGAAACGCTCGAGGAGGACGAAAGCCCGTTCTGACGGACCGAGCGGGTGGCACGTTCTCCCGTCCGCTCAGTCGTCCGCATCGGCTGCGGACTCGAGATCCGCGTCGCCGACGACCGCTCGATCGGGGAGGGCCGGCGTCGGTTCTCGGCCCAGCGTGAGCAGGCGCTCGGTGCGGGTGATCTCGTCAGCGCTCGGATCGTCCTTCTCGATCCGCTCGAACTCGACCGCGACGCCGTCGGGTTCGGCGGCGATCCGCACGGCGCACAGCTGGTAGGACGGATAGAACACCGGCGGGAGCAGCCCGGCGACGACGTCGCGGCGGTGGAGGCGCTTCAGCCACGTGCCGGTGTTGACGAGCAACCGGCCCTCGACGTCGTTCAGCAGCGGGCGGTGGGTGTGGCCGTAACAGAAGACCGCCGTCTCGGGGCGCTCGGCGAACACCTCGCGGGCGGCCGCCGCGTACGGTTCGTCGGGGTCGACGGTGAGGTCCGTCTCGAACACGCCGAACCGATCGACCGTCTTCCCGACGTCGCGGAGGATGAGGTAGAGCGGCACGCCCGCGAGCACCAACACGCCGGCGATCGCCGCGTTGGCGACGAGGAGGAAGTGGACCGCCTCCCCGACGAGACCGAGTCGGGCGAGCGCCGCGTCGGCCGCCTCGACGGGCATCGTCCAGACGCCGGCGACGTCCAGCCCGGCCAGCACCGCCAGCAGGACGCTGACGTTGAACAGCAGCAGGATCGGAATCACAGCGTAGCGCAGGAGGGGGTTCATTTCGCGGTAGAAGTACTTCGAGAGGAGCCAGCGCGGGACTCGTTCGGTCGGCGTCACCGCCTGCACGTCCTTCAGCCAGTTGAACCGCCCCCGCTCGGACAGCCGGCCGGCCCTGCTCGTGACGTTGGTGTTGTAGTAGTAGCCCAGCGGCGTCTCGTACGGATTGCCGAAGTCCTCGAACCGGTTGTTGGGATCGCGCTGGTGCCCGTGTTCGAAGTAAATCGTCCGATCGCCGACCGGTCGGGTGATCGACTCGGCCCGGACGAGATCGACGTTGTACTCGGCTAACCGCTCGACGTACTCGTCGTAGGCCGCGAGCTCGTTGTCGTGGTTGCCCGGCAACAGCGTAATCGGGATCGACTCGCCCGTCTCGCGCAACTGTTCGAACAGATCGGGATACCGGTCGGTCAGTACGTCGAACTTCGCCAATCCGTCGACTTCGGTGAACTCCCACAGCCCGAACGCGTCGCCGTTGATGACCAGTTCCGCGTTCTCGTCGGTCGTCGCCAGCCGCTCGAGAAAGTCGAGCAACTCCTCGAGGAAGTCGACCTCGCCGAGTTGTTCGTCGCCGCCGATGTGGAGGTCGCTTACCACGTAGTAGACCCGATCGTCCGCGTCGGCTGCCATGACGGTGCACGTCCGACGCCGAACGGGATAGTGCTGGTCCCTTCTCGGAGTCGAAACGCACCGCTGATGGGGTGCCAGAACGTCAGCGAACGGAATCGAACGCCGGCACGGAACCGAACGGAGAACGGGATCGCTTACGCCAGTTCGTCCTCGAGTCGCTGGGCCAGCCAGATCGCCGGCGGGAGGTCCTCCTCCTCGACGAACCGCGTGATCTCCTCGCCGTCGTCGTTCTCGACGACGATCGTCGGGATGTACTCGACGCCGTACTCGTCGACGCCCGGCCCCTGCTTGTCCTCGTCGACCGCGATCTCCTCGATGCGGTCCTCGGGAACCTCCGCGGCGTCCAGCGCGGCGCCGAAATCGGGCAGCAGGGCGCGGCAGTCCTTACACCAGTCGCCGCCCCAGACCTTGTACACCAGTTCGTCGTTGTGTTCCTCGAGCGTGTCGACGGCGTCCTCGTAGGACGCTGCGTCCCACGTCGGGTTCGGGTTCATGGTCTCGAGACTCATACGCACGGATTGTTCGTCGGGGGGCTTAACGACCGTGCTTCTGGCAGGCTCTGCACGTGCGCTCGCGTGACCGCCAGCCGCTTCGGTAGCGGGCCGACCGACCGCCGCGGGCGGGACTGAAAGGGGCTGGTCCGCTGGACGAAGACGGGCGACGGAAGCACCGCAGGCGAGCGACGACCGGACGCGAGCCGAGGCGCGCACCGAGCCCATCGAGTCGAGCGGACCAGGGGCTTTCGAGGTGTGCATTACGCTCGAAGCACGTACTGGATGCTCGCGTTCCGCAACTAACCGATACACCGGCACGTCCTGCCTGAGTCCAGCACCGGTTTATGGCTCGAACGCACTAGGGGTTGCTAATGAAAGGGAGTATCCTGGACACCATCGGCTCGCCGCTGGTCCAGGTCGACTCGCCGGAGGGGGCGACCGTCGCCGCCAAGGTCGAATCCTTCAACCCCGGTGGGTCGGCCAAGGATCGGCCGGCTCGAGAGATGGTCCGCGCGGCCGAACGCGAGGGGCGCATCGAACCCGGCGACTGGCTCGTCGAACCGACCAGCGGCAACACGGGCATCGGCCTGTCGCTGGTCGCGGCCGCCCGCGGCTACGACCTCACGATCGTCATGCCCGCCGACAAATCCGAGGAGCGCCGGCAGGTCATGGCCGCCTACGGCGCCGACCTCGAGCTCGTCGACGGCGACATGGAAGACGCCCGCGCTCGCGCCGACGAACTCGAGGCGGAGGGCGCGGTTCAGTTAGGGCAGTTCGAGAACCCCGCGAATCCCGAAGCCCACTACAAGACGACCGGCGAGGAGATCGTCGAACAGGTCGGCGACCGCGAGATCGACGCCTTCGTGGCCGGCGTCGGCACCGGCGGTACCATCTCCGGCACCGGCCGTCGACTCCGGGAGGAGTTCCCCGACATGGACATCATCGCCGTCGAACCCGAGCGCAACGCCGTCCTCTCGACGGGCGAGTCCGGCAAGGACGACTTCCAGGGGATGGGGCCCGGCTTCGTCAGCGACAACCTCGATCTGGACCTGATCGACCGCGTCGAAACCGTTCGACTCGAGAACGCCGAGGAGGAGTGTCGCCGCCTCGCCCGCGACGAAGGCATCCTCGTGGGCCAGTCCAGCGGCGCGACGAGCCTCGTTTCCCAGCGCATCGCCCGCGAAATCGCCGAACCCGACCTCGAGTGTCCGGAGGTTCCCGGCGCGTTCGACGAGCCGGCGGCGACCCCCGAACCCGACGGCGGCCAGCCGGCCGAGGACTGCCCGCTCGTGGTGACGGTCTTCTGGGACAGCGGCGAGCGGTACCTCTCGACGGGCCTGTTCGACTGATCGTTCGCCCCGCTTTCGCCGCTCCGGTCGCCTCGATTTCCTCTGCCGATATTGATATTATCGAAGGGCGTCATAGGAAAAACGCTTCTTTTAGTTACGCAAACGGTCTTTAGTCACCCGCGTCTACGTTCGGTCGAGATGACATCCCCGACTTCGCGGCCGACCTGCTCGAGGCGAGCGCTCCTCCTCGGCACGAGCGGTGCACTCGCCCTCTCCGCGGGCTGTATCCAGAACCTCGACGACGGCAGCGACGCTGACCCCGGGTCCGACTCCGGCAATTCCGACGACGAGTCGGACGGCGGGAACGAATCCGGCGACGGAAACGAGTCCGAGGACGAATCCGGGACCGACGGCTCCGACGACAATTCCTTCGAGTACGAGACCCATTCCTACCAGTATCCCGAAACGCCAACGCAACCGGACGCCGCGCTGTTCGTAACGCAGGACGGCGCCGAAGGCTGGCTCGCCGACCGCGGCCTCGAGGAGGATCCGGTCGCCGAGTTCGTCGCCGACACGACCTTCGAGAATAGCGTGCTGGTCCCGCTCGAGGCCGACGCACCGAGCCACTGCTACGAGATGGTCCTCGAGTCGATCGACGTCATCGATGGCGACGGCGACGACGTTCTCGACCTCGAGGCCGCCGTCCGCGACGTGTCCGAGGAGACGGAGTACTGCGCGCAGGCGAAGACGACGGTCGGACTGCTGGTTCGCGCGACGTTCGAGTCGGTGCCGGTGACGGAGATTTCGGTGCGGATCGTCGACGACGACGGGAACGAACACGGGATCGGCGCCGGCCACGATACTGCGACCGAAACCGAGTCGGATACCGCCGACGGCGGGAACGAAACCGGGTCAACAAACGACAGCGAGACGGAGGACAACGTCGCGTCGTAGCCGTACTTCCCCCGCTAGGGAGAGTATTCTTCTTCAGTGAGCCGGACGACGAGCGTCTCGTCGACGTCCCGGAGGTCGTACGTCGGCAACTCGCCGTCCGTCCGGCGCACGTACAGCGGTTCGACGAGCCGCGGTCGCCCGCGGTTGCCGTCGGGATCGGCGGCAGCGTCGGCGGCGGTCTCGTCCCCGTTCTCGCTCGAGGCGGCTTCCGAGTCACTCCGTGCCGATCCGCCTGACGCCGACTCCGGGCCGGCCGCTGCTTCGGCCGCAGATTCGGGCTCGTCCACCTCGAGTCCGTACACTTTGCAGTACTCGGCGGTCGTCTCGGGGTCGACGTCGCCGTTCCGGAGTTGCTCGGCCAGCGAGCGGGAGAGCCACTCCTCGTCGCTCACGCTCGGTTCCTGGACGAGCGCCTCGTCGACGAATCGGGTGAGATACCAGTCGAGGTCGTTCAGCAGGGAGACGGCGGCGCCCACGCTAACCGTCCGAACGGCCAGCGAGTTCTCGAACGGCCGCTCGAGGTCGTAGGTCGCGAGTGCCTCGCGGGAGGTCTCGCGCGAGAGGAGTTCGTAGCGGAGGGTGCTCTCGGGCTTCCCGATGAGACAGACGCGGGTCACTACCTGCAGGTGGGGTCGTCTCCGTAATGTGGGTTTCGTTGTTCCCGGGGCAGACGCTCCGTTTCGACCGGTTCCGGACGGACGCGGACGCGAACGTGTCGCACACGTTCAGCGGAAGCGGATAGTCATGATTTCATAAAGGTCGACCATGTAAACCCGAGCGTCGATGGACGACGCTCGATACCGCTCGAGCGGGATGGAAGGGACGACGTTGCGATCGGCCGACGATTGGAGACTGGTGCTGTCGGTGGTGGACGACCCGTGATCGGCGACGCACCGATCGACGGACTCTACGCCGGTTCGAACGGCCACTACTACACCGACTGGGAAGTGACGCGAAACCTCAGGCGCGGGACGTGGCGCCGCTGCATTCGTCAGCGGGAGCCGGATCGCCGCCTCGTCGAAACGACCGAGGGCGGCTTGCTCATGCTGACGGCGATCGAGCCGACGTCGTTGCCGACGTGGGTCGAGATCCGCGTGGCGGGCGACGCTGCGCGGGTCGTCGACACCCGGTATCCGTCGCTCGAGACGCGCCGCTGACGCGGCGATCGGCGTCGATCGGCGCCGCTCGGATGCGTCGAACCTGCCCGCCGGCGCGACTGACCGCCCGGGCGGAATATAAAGCGTACCGATATAAACGCGGACGGCATAGACCGTCCCGGTCGAACGACGCGGCGTGAATCGACGGGCGTTTCTCGGGGCGGTCGGATCGGTCGCGTCGCTCGGAACGTTCGCGTACGCGACCCGCGCCGGCGGCGAGACCCTCGAGGTGCGCGTTTGGTTCTCGGACCGGGCGGCCGACTACGACAACGTACCGGACCGCATTCGCGAGTACCTCGGCCGGATCCTCGATCTGGGGTTCTGGACGGTCGAGCTATCGATCGGCGGGACCGTCCCGGTATCGACCGAGGACGGCGCACAGGTTACGCGCCGCGGCGAGTGGCCGCTGGCGATCGCCGCGGGGGCGCTCGGCGCGCGCGACCTCCGGCCGGCCGCCGACGTCAACCTGCTCGTCACGGACGGGGGGATGCGACGCGCGCCGACCGGCTACGGGCTGCCCCGGGTCGCGTCGGTCGGCGGCGCCCGGTACATCGACGACCTCGAGCCGTTCGACGAACTGTTCGGTGGCGCCGGCGGCGATAGCGAATCGGGGGCGGAACCGGACCCGCGCCGGATCGCGCCGATGACGGACGCGACGCGGACGATGCAGGTGCTCGTCCACGAGGTCGGCCACGCGCTCGGTCTCAAACACGAACACGGCGTCGCGTTCCGGGCCGGCGATGCCGTCGTCGCAACGCCGATGATAAGCGCGTACGCCTTCGATCCCGACCACGAGACCGATCGCTCGCGGTGCGGGACCGACTATCCGGACCCGACCGGTCGCGAGCGCGCGCTGAGTTTCGCCTTCTCGTCGTGTGCACGCCGGGAGCTAGCGGCCGCTGCTGGCCAGTCTCGGCTCGTGAATTCGTGGCGGCGACCCTGATCGGCCCGCGTACTCGCGGCGCTGTGCGCTTCGAATACTGCGATCGTAGCGACGGCAAACACAGAAACCGAAACCGCGTCTGTCCGTTCGGTTACTCGTCGTCGTCCTCGGGCTCGCCGCGCGCGAACTCCGCCTGCGCGTTGGCGTCGCCCTCGACCTCGACGTCGCCGGCGCTCGGTCCCTCGATAAGGGACTCGAAGTCGTCGACCTCGTCGTACTGGTCGCGGTAGACCAACGCCGCCTTCCCCATCGAGGTGATCTCGTAGAGGCCGGACCGCTCGGCCGGGCCGATCTTCTCGACGAGTCCGTAGTCCTCGAGCACCGGCAGCCTCGTGTTGATGTTCTTCCGACTCTTCCCCGTGTGCTCTGCGAGGTTCGTCGCGACGTTTCGTCCCTTGTCCTCGAGAGCCTCGAGGATCAGGAAGTCAGTTGGTTGACGTAGCTTCACTCTAGTTCACTCTCGTAGGTGCAACTATATTTCCAGTGGTAACTAATACTTTCGGCTCTCAGGCGCCGTTCTAGTGGTTATTACCATCGGAAGAATTATTGGTTACGGTACTGATCGTTCGCGTGGGCACGATCACGGCAGTTCTCCCGGACCCCCGACGCGACGGCGATAGACGTCCCCCACTCGCCCTGATCGTGCCCGGCCTGCCCCTGTCGGTTTCACGACCCCGGTGGCGCTTCCCGTCCTCACTCCGCGAGCAGTTCGACCCCCGTCGTCTCGAGCCACTCCAGAAACGACGCCACGTCCGCCGGCGACGCGACCCGTGTCGAGGCCGCCGACGGCTCGTCGTCGCCGACCAAGATGCCGACGCCGTCGGGTTCGACGGCCCGAAACGCGGATTCGTCGGTCGTGTCGTCGCCGATATAGAGCGCCACCGTGTCCTCCGGCAGTTCCGCGTCGATCAACTCGACGGCGTTCCCCTTGCCCCACGGAATCGACGGCTCGATCTCGAGGATCTGTTTTCCGCCCGAAATCTCGAGCGCGTCGCCGCCGAACCGGTCGACGACCTCGCGCGTCCGGCGCTCGACGACGGGGTGTGCGGCCTCGGGGACGGACCGGACGTGAACCGTCGCGGTTAGCCGCTTGTCCTCGATTCGAGCGTTGGGAATCGGCTCGAGGGCCGTCTCGAGCGTCTCGCACGCGCGTTCGATCCGCGTCGCCCGCTTGCGAGCGACCGGGTGGACGGCGACCGAGCCTCGCCGCTCGAGCTCGAGCCCGTGGTTGCCGGCGTAGATCGACGGCCCGTCGATGCGCTCGCGGACGTCGGTCAGCGCGCGGCCGCTGATGATCGCGGTCGTAACCGCCGATTCGGCCGCGAGAGCCTCGACCGCGGCTTCGTTCGCCGGCGTCGGCGCTGCCTCGTCGGGCTCCTCGACGATTGGCGCGAGCGTGCCGTCGAAGTCCAGACACGCGAGTAACCGCGAGGCGTTCGAAAGCGCCGTTCGAACGGCCGGGAGCTGTTCCTCGAGCGGGTCGGGAACGGTGTCGTCAGTCGTCATCGATCGGGGACGCGTTCGGTCGTCGGCTTCGACGCGGTGCGTTATGCCGTCGTCGTCCATTCGTGGGAGTCGCGGTCGTCGTCCTCGTTCTCGCCCTTATCCTCGTTCGAATCAGTCGCCGTCGACTGTTCGCCGTGAACGTGTCGAATCCAGTCGAACTGCGTGTCCATCCACGCCTCGAGGTCGTGATCGAACACGCGGGTCCGCAGGGTTTGCATCCGCTGTCGCCGTTCGTGTATCGGCATCGAGAGCGCCCGCTCGAGCTGAGCGGCCGTCCCGTCGGCGTCGGTCGGATCGATCGTGAGCGCGTGGGGCCCGAGTCGTTCGTGGGCGCCCGCCCGGTCGCTCAGGAGCAGCGTGCCGTCGCCGTCGACGTTCGCGGCCACGTACTCCTGGGCGACCAGATTCATCCCGTCGGCCAGCGAACTGACGACCATTACGTCCGCGTAGCGGTACAGC
This portion of the Halopiger aswanensis genome encodes:
- a CDS encoding PLP-dependent cysteine synthase family protein; the encoded protein is MKGSILDTIGSPLVQVDSPEGATVAAKVESFNPGGSAKDRPAREMVRAAEREGRIEPGDWLVEPTSGNTGIGLSLVAAARGYDLTIVMPADKSEERRQVMAAYGADLELVDGDMEDARARADELEAEGAVQLGQFENPANPEAHYKTTGEEIVEQVGDREIDAFVAGVGTGGTISGTGRRLREEFPDMDIIAVEPERNAVLSTGESGKDDFQGMGPGFVSDNLDLDLIDRVETVRLENAEEECRRLARDEGILVGQSSGATSLVSQRIAREIAEPDLECPEVPGAFDEPAATPEPDGGQPAEDCPLVVTVFWDSGERYLSTGLFD
- a CDS encoding DUF5804 family protein, with the translated sequence MTRVCLIGKPESTLRYELLSRETSREALATYDLERPFENSLAVRTVSVGAAVSLLNDLDWYLTRFVDEALVQEPSVSDEEWLSRSLAEQLRNGDVDPETTAEYCKVYGLEVDEPESAAEAAAGPESASGGSARSDSEAASSENGDETAADAAADPDGNRGRPRLVEPLYVRRTDGELPTYDLRDVDETLVVRLTEEEYSP
- a CDS encoding metallophosphoesterase yields the protein MAADADDRVYYVVSDLHIGGDEQLGEVDFLEELLDFLERLATTDENAELVINGDAFGLWEFTEVDGLAKFDVLTDRYPDLFEQLRETGESIPITLLPGNHDNELAAYDEYVERLAEYNVDLVRAESITRPVGDRTIYFEHGHQRDPNNRFEDFGNPYETPLGYYYNTNVTSRAGRLSERGRFNWLKDVQAVTPTERVPRWLLSKYFYREMNPLLRYAVIPILLLFNVSVLLAVLAGLDVAGVWTMPVEAADAALARLGLVGEAVHFLLVANAAIAGVLVLAGVPLYLILRDVGKTVDRFGVFETDLTVDPDEPYAAAAREVFAERPETAVFCYGHTHRPLLNDVEGRLLVNTGTWLKRLHRRDVVAGLLPPVFYPSYQLCAVRIAAEPDGVAVEFERIEKDDPSADEITRTERLLTLGREPTPALPDRAVVGDADLESAADADD
- the otsB gene encoding trehalose-phosphatase; this encodes MTTDDTVPDPLEEQLPAVRTALSNASRLLACLDFDGTLAPIVEEPDEAAPTPANEAAVEALAAESAVTTAIISGRALTDVRERIDGPSIYAGNHGLELERRGSVAVHPVARKRATRIERACETLETALEPIPNARIEDKRLTATVHVRSVPEAAHPVVERRTREVVDRFGGDALEISGGKQILEIEPSIPWGKGNAVELIDAELPEDTVALYIGDDTTDESAFRAVEPDGVGILVGDDEPSAASTRVASPADVASFLEWLETTGVELLAE
- a CDS encoding TlpA family protein disulfide reductase, yielding MSLETMNPNPTWDAASYEDAVDTLEEHNDELVYKVWGGDWCKDCRALLPDFGAALDAAEVPEDRIEEIAVDEDKQGPGVDEYGVEYIPTIVVENDDGEEITRFVEEEDLPPAIWLAQRLEDELA
- a CDS encoding peptidase M10A and M12B matrixin and adamalysin codes for the protein MNRRAFLGAVGSVASLGTFAYATRAGGETLEVRVWFSDRAADYDNVPDRIREYLGRILDLGFWTVELSIGGTVPVSTEDGAQVTRRGEWPLAIAAGALGARDLRPAADVNLLVTDGGMRRAPTGYGLPRVASVGGARYIDDLEPFDELFGGAGGDSESGAEPDPRRIAPMTDATRTMQVLVHEVGHALGLKHEHGVAFRAGDAVVATPMISAYAFDPDHETDRSRCGTDYPDPTGRERALSFAFSSCARRELAAAAGQSRLVNSWRRP
- a CDS encoding winged helix-turn-helix domain-containing protein; translated protein: MKLRQPTDFLILEALEDKGRNVATNLAEHTGKSRKNINTRLPVLEDYGLVEKIGPAERSGLYEITSMGKAALVYRDQYDEVDDFESLIEGPSAGDVEVEGDANAQAEFARGEPEDDDE